The DNA sequence tataggtgtgtgcatatgtgtgtgcgtgtgagaccAGGtaggtatgcgtgtgtgaattCGTCAACAGTAAGACAAAGGGGACGAGCCAGACCTGCTGCATGCCCGGAATGTGTGGGGGGCTCTTCCCCATCTGGACCGGCTTGGTgggggactgctgctgctgctggagcggcAGGGTCTGCACCTGCAGCTGCTGGGGTGCGGGCTGCTGGCCCGGGCCCCCCGGCCCGGGTGCTGGCCCGGGGGCCGACGGCCGCTGCTGGCTGTACGGGATGTGGGATGGCTTCCCTCCCGGGCCCTGTGAGGAGGCGGAGTTGGGCTGGGGGCCGGAGTTCTGGAGGAAGGCACCCGGGACCCCCGCAGAGAAGCTGAAGCCCGGGTTCACCTGGAGGCCCGCGAACGGCACAGGGGGGGGGATGACGTAGGCCTGCGGCGGGAAACCTGGCAGAGGGGAGAATCCGGCGTCAGGTGGACAGTCTAATCTTATGACAACCAAATCAACTTGTTGGAAGAAGCGTGTGTGTAtccggtgtgtgtgtcccgGTGTGTATCCGGTGGgcgtgtccaggtgtgtgtacctggtcgGCTGGGAAGAGGGGGGAAGGCTCCAGGGTGGTGGATGGGGATGAACTGGGAGGAGCAGGTGGTCTGGGGCTGACTCACAGGGGTCTTCCTCTGGTCAGGCTGACCCTtcacctggaaacacacacacacacacacacacacacacaccaacacacacacacacacacacacgcaatcatcAAAACCACTTGGGAGTTTCTAATTAGAAAGCCGGGCAATGCTCCTCAACCCCCAGTTTAAAATCATACCAACATGGCTGCCAAAAGTGTTAACGTTAAGAAAAGCTTTACCTTTAAAACACAGTATCATTTTAATCCCGCCATGCCAATATGTGCCCGACCCGTCCCCTCTGGCCCCACGCGAGCGCGGCGTGACGGTACCTGTTTCCCGGCGTCGCACGCCTTGTCCTGCAGCGTCCTCTTGGCCTCACACTTCCTCTTGCCCTCCCTCTTGGGCTCCGCCCGCTCCGCCCGCCCAGCCGTGCCCACGGCCTTGAGGGGGGGGTCCCGCGGGCGCTCGGCGTGTCCGGCGCGGGCGGGTGGCGCGTCGCGGCTCGGCTCGCGGGGCTTGATGTTCTCCTTGAAGGTGACCACGGGCCGCTCGCCGGCGTccgggccgggggcggggcctcggcCCGCCGACAGCACCGACTTGAGGGTCCTGTTGGCGGCCGCGTCGTGCGCCTCGCCGTTGGACGACTCCTGCAGGACGGGCACCTCCCGCTCCTGGGGCTCCGGGACCGGCAGACCCGGGAGGtcgctgaggaagaggagctggcCCTCGTCGCTCGCCTGGTAGCGCATCAGGCTGCACCGCGGGACACGGCGGCGTGGTTACACATCGTACGATCACGGTCACTCAGTACCACAATGCATCGCATCATCACTAGCTTAGCACCACAGCGCAATGTGTGCAGCTTTAATAATTTGCCAATAAAGCTGTCGATGAatgagagacacagatagagagagacacagacggacaggcagagagagagaaggagttgaAGAGGGCTGGTGAACAGAGAGTGGTCAggagatgagagacagagagactgacagaataAGAGGCgagtaaaagagagaaagagacacacagagacctaATAAGAGGAAGGGAAGCAGGcagtaagagagggagacagttaCCAGGGAAGGGTGTCAGCGATCCATCTCCCCAGGCTGATGAGTCTGTGGTGGCGGGGTTGGAGGGCGGGGGTGTCCCCATCCAGCAGCATGCCCTGGTGGCCCTTACTGAAGTCCAGGGTCCTGAAACACACAGACGGGGGTCACTTTCCCTCTGGCTAGCCCACCATGAAATAAGTAAGtacgtgtgtaagtgtgtaagtgtctAAGAGTGTGCGGCGTACGTACCTCAAGGCAGGCCTGAGGGCCAGGAATCCCTGCAGCTCAAACTCCTCTGGCAGGGGAGTGACTGggagacacaaacaaaaaaaataataatttagaacTTGGGATGATAATTCACAAGTCTTACACATAGCGTAATAAAGaactacaatacaatatacaagAACATTGATCGTCTTCAGCCAGTAGCCCATGTTATTGTCATCATGGCTTCGTTATAAGAACTGAATATGCTCCTCACCACCAGCAGATGGCGCAAAGATTTCCTCACATGGCTGGAAGCTGTTGAGGATGGAGACCAGCCAGGGCCAAACGCTGGGGAccaaacacacagcagcataAGAACCAAAACACCGCTAATATAAAACTCACACACCTCTTTTGGTTTCGCTGTCCCCTAATTAGATGTGTTTTTTTGGTGGAACCCTTGAATGTATCCGTCGCCCCATTCGGTCCCTAACCCGGTCATTTCAAACCCATGTCTTATTGCGTACGTTCCCTTGTCAAGCCCTCCCTGTCCAAATATAAAGTATGAttgacagcagcagcacctgtTGCATGAACCTCAGCAAAAGGTGCAAATGAAAATCCCTGCGGTTCAACGCAAAACGCCTTCAGTCACTGAGATAACTTAATAACACGGTTATTAGGTGATCGCCTCGAGGCCTCTGAGGCGCTGTATAAGCCCCACGGAGGGCAGGGCACATGTGGTTCGACCGCGAGGAGGTCTCTTACTGCTGCCTCTGGTGCAGGGCTCCCTCCTGGAAGACGCTGGGCCGCAGGCGGAGCCAGTCCAGGGACACCTTGACGGCTGGCAGCGGACACTCGCCCAGCAGCTCcccctggtgctggtggtggttcaGCAGCACCCGGCAGCACATCACTCCCAGGAAGGACACTGTGGGCGgaggggagacacacagtgacATCAGGGGTTCTGGCCTTAATGACGTCACGGGCGCGGTCAGTAATGACGTCATGAGCGCGGTCAGTAATGAAGTCATGAGCGCGGTCAGTAATGACATCATGGGGTcagcaactggcggcccgcgggccataaCTGGGCCGCAAGACAACATATCTGGCCCGCCAGATTATTCGGAaatggttgtttttttgttgttgttttctttcgaTTAGAGACACACTCGTCACGGTCACGCGTAAGCTGCGAGGGGCTGAGCGGGAGTTAATGAAAACTATGCAATATTCAATGAAACGGAACCCCCTCTATAGGCCTTTATACAACAACCATGGCGACCCAACATTAAGTATTTTTGTGTGATACTGCACGCAGAGAAAGGCAGGAGCTGTTGACAAAAGTCCACAAAAGATTTAAGACGCCAAGCTCTGAGACTTTGCTGTTTAACGCAAGTAGAGTCTCTGATGAGGCTACTTCGCCCACAGCTCTTCTAACGATGAGTAGGCTAGGAacggaggtttgtgtgtgtgagtcagtcagcacccgccatgatgtgtgtatatgtgcgtgcgtgtagacaatcagcacccgccgtggtgtgcgcgcgtgtgtgtgtgtgtgtgtgtgtgtgtgtgtgtgtgtgtgtgtgtgtgtgtgtgtgtgtgtgtgtgtgtgtgtgtgtgtgtgtgtgtgtgtgtgtgtgtgtgtgtgtgtgtgtgtgtgtgtgtgtgtgtgtgtgtgtgtggtcagtacccaccgtggtgtgtgtgtgttgtgttgtgttatgtgaAGTATTTTAAGAATGGTTGGCTGCTTTTTTAGGTCACCACTACTGCGCTCTCTCCAGCATAAGGCCTTTCTACACAGCCAAGCCTTGGCACGCCCGACgatttcaccgtcttatctcatgtttcctgtgtaaaaccgagggggtaaaatcccggcgttcgtcacggcgcgggctttcttggttcactggagaaggcggggctgcgcacggagtcaaGACCTCTAAAGAATAATATtcccgaatgtttttattttttcatgaatgaagacacccgcatgcaaaaatgagttcacgtctgaagTTCAAAAACGCtcacatattctttattttgctgaccacttgttttttttatcccgacaaaagcctcgtaaggacagttcctctgcttctctctcgtagatcgcaccatctttcaacatctttgtttaatacgactgcatcaccttctctcacatgatcagcagctcacggatttccctttctctccagttagaactgctcataaTGATATCGCTGCGTCGTCTCTGTGCAGACagtgcagcaacacctctacccaagtggCCGACCCCTGCCCTAAGTGGTGTGGTACGTACCAAACAGGCCCAGGAGCTGGGCCCAGCTGGTGAGCTGGTCCGGGCTGTAGGTCTGCTCGGTGCCCTCCAGACTCAGGTCCCTCAGGTGGTTCAGGTCAAACAGGTTGATGACCGTcaggtggaccagctgctgggAGCTGAAGGCTTTCTGCAGAACCAGCCTCTGTAGGGGGGGACAACCAGGATATCCACATTATAACCAGGAGACCACATCAGAGCCAGGAGATCCACTTTATAACCAGAACCATATGATACAAAGGAGAACCACAATATACAAAGGAGAACATCAGAACCAAGAGATCCACTTTATAACCAGAACCATATGATACAAAGGAGAACCACAATATACAAAGGAGAACCAAATCAGAACCGCATTATAACCACGAGAACCACATCAGAACCAGAAGACCCACAACAACATTATAACTAGGAGAACCACATTATAACTAGGAGAACCACATTATAACTAGGAGAATCACGTCAGAACCAGGAGAACCACATTATAACTAGTAGAACCACATTATGACTAGGAGAACCACATTATAACCAGGAGAACCACATTATAACTAGGAGAACCACATTAAAACCAGGAGAACCACATTATAACTAGGAGAACCACATTATAACCAGGAGAACCACATTATAACTAGGAGAACCACATTATAACTAGGAGAACCACATTATAACCAGGAGAACCACATTATAACTAGGAGAACCACATTATAACCAGGAGAACCACATTATAACTAGGAGAACCACATTATAACTAGGAGAACCACATTACAACTAGGAGAACCACATTATAACTAGGAGAACCACATTATAACTAGGGGAACCACATTATAACTAGTAGAACCACATTATAACTAGGAGAACCACATTATAACCAGGAGAACATCAACAGAAACAGGAGAACATAAGAACTAGAGACCCACAGCAGAACCTTTGGACCCAGAACCAAATCTGAGCAAGGATAACCACATCACAACCAGGGGAACAAGAAGCACATCACAACCAGGGAAACCACATCAAAACCAGGGGAACCAGAACCACATCACAACCAGGGAAACCTCAGTAGGACCACATCAGCGGTCACCAAGCCTATGTTTCCTTTCTTTGCCCTGTGCTTTTACTGCTGTGACAGATAATCTAAACTGTGTCTGAATGTTCTTATCTTCTTCTTATCTCATCCCTAATTTCCCATCAGGGACTGATAAAGAACATTGCTGCTTCCTGAGCTCAAGGTCTGAATGTAAAAAGTTAACAACAAACGTGACCTGCGGATCAAAGGGTTCATGTGATTCTGGCAACCGTTTAAAAGACCAGGTAGGAAATATGCAGGTAGGAAGGAATCAAGGATACACATGGGAAGGAGGTATGTTGGTATGCAGGTGGCAGTTAGCAAGTAGACAGGTTGAAAGCAGGCAGGAAGGAATGAGGTAGGAAGAGAGGTGTTAGGAAGCAGTGAGGTAGGAATAGAGGTGTTAAGGAGGAATGAGGTAGGAAGAGATGCTTTAGGGAAGAACGAGGAGCTTTCGTTCCTACCTGGAActgctcctccagcttctcCCTCAGAGGGCTCAGCTTGTCCGGGCTCTTGTTCAGGTACACGTGGCCGTGGAACTTGATGAAGGCCTTGATGAAGTCTGCCACGTTCCACTTGTTCTTCACCTCATCACGGCTagcggaagggggggggggggaatacaagTCATCAAGCAACCACAACTCACCACTAGAGGCAGGACAGCGCAGGGGCTAGGTAGGTGGACCCCCatcgcaacacaacacactgaaGCGGTTTACATACACCTCTCCCCATGGATAAGAAAAACTAAACATGGGGGCAGGAAAGTGACATGGTGTTGGACTCCTTGTCAAGAGTGACCTGTGTTTGACCCCCCCTCTAGCCAATCACTACGGGTAGGTTTCATTGAGCAGAACACCCTTGCACCTCCTGAGTGAATACAGACACATGATAGGTAGGGATTAGACGGTGCATTCAGATACATGATCCTGTCCACACTACCTGCTCCTCATAGGCATGCCTCTGAATTCGACACGTGACACTTTTGACAAAGGTGTAAGCTATATAGGACTAACTAGTGAATAGTGAACGAACCGGTTTTGCGTGCATTAGAGGTGATCctgttttaccaccaggtgggatGCTAAGGAGTCGCTAAAGGCAGCTCTAGAACGACATGGTGCTTTGGGAGTTCGTCAGCTGACGGAAAAGAGGATAAGGAATTCGCCGTTGCGCCAAACCTTAGGCGAGGTTTCGAGTTTGAAGGTCTAGCCTTCAACGCCGACCGGGCGGGAGGGAGCTGAACGCAGAATTCCGCATTGAGCTCCATTGTTAGCATAGGACTCATAAGAATCCCACCCTGTGAAGGTGTGTGAGCAGTCAGATCAGCGGCAGGTGAAGGTGTTTGAGCAGTCAGATCAGCGGCAGGTGAAGGTGTGTGAGCAGTCAGAGCAGCGCCAGGTGAAGGTGTGTGAGCAGTCAGAGCAGCGCCAGGTGAAGGTGTGTGAGCAGTCAGAGCAGCGCCAGGTGAAGGTGTGTGAGCAGTCAGAGCAGCACCGGGTGAAGGTGTGTGAGCAGTCAGAGCACACCAGGTGAAGGAGTGTGAGCAGTCAGAGCACACCAGGTGAAGGAGTGTGAGCAGTACCTCTCCAGGGCCTTGGACAGGGCCTTCTGCAGGTTGGTGGAGGCAGCAGGGAAGGGGAATTTGACGGCGATGCTGCGGCAGTAGTAGAAGATGGTGGTGAGGTGGTCTCCCTTGGAGGAGGCCAGGATGGCCAGCTGGTTATACGGCTGACCTGTGGACCGacacagaagggggggggggggacacgttactAAAGTGAATCACCAGGTCGATAGCGGCCTGATGTGGTACTGGGACGTGAGAAAGTTTGATGAGCCTGAGGGAGATTTCACAGGTGGTGGGGTCCAGAAGAACCAACATCGCTATTAGGTCCGGCCTGGATCACCTTGGTACTAGCGACCGACTACAGGCCGTTGTACAGCCTGGCACTGTTACAGACCGTTGTACAGCCTGGCACTGTTACAGACCGTTGTACAGCCTGGCACTCTTACAGACCATTGTACAGCCTGGCACTCTTACAGACCGTTGTACAGCCTGGCACTCTTACAGACCGTTGTACAGCCTGGCACGGTTACAGACCGTTGTACAGCCTGGCACTGTTACAGACCGTTGTACAGCCTGGCACTCTTACAGACCATTGTACAGCCTGGCACTCTTACAGACCGTTGTACAGCCTGGCACTCTTACAGACCGTTGTACAGCCTGGCACTCTTACAGACCATTGTACAGCCTGGCACTCTTACAGACCGTTGTACAGCCTGGCACGGTTACAGACCGTTGTACAGCCTGGCGCGGTTACAGACCGTTGTAGTGCGTGGCACTGTTACAGACCGTTGTAGTGCGTGGACCTGGACATGCGGGTGATACAGACTGAGGAGCATGAGCACATGGTGGGTAACTTACCGTTGGAGGGCACCAGCTGGGCAGCGTGGCGGTAGTAGGACTCCGCCTGGCTGGTCTGGTTACGGTAACGAGCTGCAGGCACATACACATTATATAGATCTGTCTACCAGCTTACCTAGTGGAATGTAGCACATGTTTCTTAtttatccatcatacatctatgTGGAcccctcccacttgtgatgtcactaaggcacagGAACAGTCAGAAATTCAAACGGCTTGTAGAGgaaaatcacactcacacctggtgctaATAGGGGCCTTTTGGCTGCAAAAAACAAAGTTGGCTACATAACCACCCCCCCCTGTGCCCGCCCTCATTTGAGCCTCTTGCTTAGCCCCTCCCAGTAAGCAGGCAGGAGACTTTCAGAattaaaaaaactcaataacagTGTTCTGTCCACCCAGTGGTGCCAATGTGCGACGCTCACTAGCGTAGCCAAGCTAGCAGAATgccgtgagtgggaggggtttaagGAGTGGCGGTAGCACCattcttgtaaacaaagagagaggtagaggcagGCCagcatattttatttgtataagaTCACTAATAGGACTAgattttaattgataacattattAAAATCTCTATCGCACTGCCTACAGATATGTCCGGGTTATTAATcattacaatatatatatttctctgtGTATAAAATGGATTTAGAGCGTGTCAATATGTATAAATGGAtctgtgtataaaatgtatatatagtgtgtttatatgtataattgtatccgtgtgtgtccgTCACCTATATCTCCCAGGTGCACCAGGCAGTGCTGGCAGATGTAGGAGCAGGAGCTGCTCTGTGGCGTGACGATGCCACTGCAGACCCCCTGCTTGTTGCTGATGATGCCCAGCTGGGAGGAACGCACCCTGCAGGGTAGGTCCACGTTGAACACCGTGCACAGCTCCTGGAGCAGCTGGGAGAATCAGGGGAAGGGCTCGTTAGGATTGGTGATGCTGTTTAGGAATTCGTgtcgagtggggggggggggggggggtcgagagaggccaagacagacaaacagaccgacagacagacagacaaaccggccaagagaaagacagagacagagagaggcagaccaagacggacggacggagacacacacacacacacacacacacacacacacacacacacacacacacacacacacacacacacacacacacacacacacacacacacacacacacacacacacacacacagatctttaGGTTGCCACAACTATAACAGGTGGATGAGCAGCGCTTCCACGGTAACTGTTAAGCGTCTTCAGACAATATTAACAGATGGAGCAGTTGGAGATGTTGCAATATATCTTGACACTTTAACTTTTTTCAATTGGATAAATTTACTCTGATTAGGCTGTTCGCTCAAACAGGGCACTCAATTCCCTGTCTTGCTTATTAATCTGAacgatgtgtgtttgtttatgtgtgtgggtatactcatgtgtgtgtgcgtgcctgtgtgtgtgtagtccttACCTGTGTGTAGAAGCCACTGGCGGCCTCCAGGAACAGGGCCAGGTTGGCCTGCACCTCGCTGCGGTTTGGGTTGGCCCGGTTCTTGGCCTGGCTCTGCAGGGTGGTGATCTGGTTTTTAAAGGCATGGTTCCACCTAtccaccacacacgcacgcaaatgTGACTTACATAGCAATACTTGATGTGCACAGCATACGCAGACACAATGTCTGTAACAATGTGTCAGCATACATCCTCTGAATATATAAACTCTCTCTTAAAGAGAGTAAACCCCAAAACActatttgttttaaaagtggTCATTTGTCTTATTTGATCGACAACGTAGTAATCTATGCCACTTTATAACTGCtactgaaataagtccccaATTTAATCCTATGTTTTCTGCAATTCTTCAACATGTGTGAACATTTCACTCTGCTGTGAACGTAGGTGGACTTCTTTTCGTGAAGCCAGGCTCCCTCCTCCGAGGTATTCTGACGTCTCGACCAAGAGGCACAGGCGGTGCGGTTTGTGTGGACATGCAGAGCTCTTTCTTGGCAGCGGTTGACTGTGTTGTCTGTGAGAAAGATGGGCTTTTCTAAAAAAACTTATTTTATATTCCCACGGTGTGCGTGGATGGTGAAACTCTGTCTGAGCAGCAATTTACCTCGTACTCGCGTCCGAGGGTAAGGCTTGCTCAGAAAGATATAGTATTAAGCAACGGTGCGCGTGTGTGGATGGCGAAGCTCCGTCTGTGCATCAATGTACTTAATGTCCGCGTCCAACtgagggttaggcttcccggacatataacgctacggtgtgtgGCGGATTTCCTATACAACATTGCTTATTATAACGTTCATAACAGTTACATAACGGATCTAAAAAAGTATCATAAAGTTGGCATTGGTCATAACGCCTTCCACTTTCagcccaaaacacatttttttaaatcacagtTTTCAAATTCTATCTGAAACAGTGTGCTCACTGGCTCTTTCAatacattgttatttatttttcatacacCAGAATATTCCAGATAATAATATGAAGGGGTTAGGGAGTTTTAATTTATTCGACTTGGTTGGAATAGCAAATCAAATAGATTATTAATCCTGTTGTTCTGTTTCCCTCTAAATGTGTCTTCCGTCTCCGTCTGACTGACGGCCAATAAATGCGAATCGGCAGTGAAATATTGCTCTAACAGTACGTTGTCATCTGTTCAAGAGGAGCTCCTTACAAGTCCTGCTCCACTTTCTTGTCCAAGGCGTACTCCAGGTCGGTGACCAGCATCTTCTGGTACACATCCTGGAGGGCCTGCCTGGACGTCCACACCTCTGCTGCTCCCATCTTAGAGTCTGCTGGAGAAAGGGACAACAGATCAGGGTCTGGTTCAGTCCTTTGTGGTCAGGTACATTGAAGACATGGCACGGCAACTTCCAAACATACTAGCATTAAGCTTATACACCTGTAAGCCCTGAGTAACATGACGAAGAAACTAAACTACGCACAACCAACACACCATGTTAGACATACTTAATAATGTTAGAGAAAATTTAAATAAAAGAAATAccccgcacagacacacaagtctCTGGACTGATTGGTTCGCTCTATGTACTTTTTTTGAAATCACATTTCCCACACTGGCACAGATCATCAAAAAGAATACGCTTTCAAATGCAGTTCTCTTTTTTCTTAATGATTTCTTGGATTTTTATGAAAAGGTCAAAGACATAAGTCCACTGGTATTTTGTTCCTCCCTCAATTGAACATGTAGGGCTTTGTTAAAGACATTTGTTAAAGGCAATACAAAGTAACACAATTAAAAGACAAGCAAAACAACAATGCATACATCAATTAAGTAGTTGTAAACATACCAGTCATGTCAGCTTTCAGGGCCTCTGCCTGTCTGCTCGGAGGCAAAGTGAGAAATTTAAATGACAATCAACATTTATATCCAATGAGATACTTCCTCATCATATCCAACTATAATAGTAGTCGAGCAAGCTAACTGCTCTATAATGAATGGATGATCGAATAATATTGTCACCATGAGAGCTTCGGTAGCCACAGACTCTTAAACTAATGCAGATAATCAGGGTAAATGGCAGGTGGTGTTGTCTGTATCCAGACCACGCAGACATTGAGATGTTACAGTAGTATGAAAAGGTAAACATGGGACCCAGCACACAGACCGCAAGTCCAGACCTCGCAGGACGAGACGCGTTTAGCGGCTTCACACTCGTCCCGCCAAAGCCCCACGTCCAGTCACAATCAAAAATTAAGAACCTTATTATATCGTGAATAAGGCTACTCCACCAATACCACCCATCCCAAAcaacatgctaatgctaacctgACACACGCAAAATATAATGCAAGCTAACATTAGCAAGTTggcaacaacacacaaaccagcCAGTCTCAGTGTGACCCCTTCATGACCTCGGCTACAGCAACATAACAACATGGGACATACTGGCAGGACACCCAGGGCGAGATACCTGTCGCAGGTTCCACTGTAAACAACCACGAAGACCCCCGCTAAACGA is a window from the Gadus chalcogrammus isolate NIFS_2021 chromosome 8, NIFS_Gcha_1.0, whole genome shotgun sequence genome containing:
- the smg7 gene encoding nonsense-mediated mRNA decay factor SMG7 isoform X6, which gives rise to MNLCAQYLRQAEALKADMTADSKMGAAEVWTSRQALQDVYQKMLVTDLEYALDKKVEQDLWNHAFKNQITTLQSQAKNRANPNRSEVQANLALFLEAASGFYTQLLQELCTVFNVDLPCRVRSSQLGIISNKQGVCSGIVTPQSSSCSYICQHCLVHLGDIARYRNQTSQAESYYRHAAQLVPSNGQPYNQLAILASSKGDHLTTIFYYCRSIAVKFPFPAASTNLQKALSKALESRDEVKNKWNVADFIKAFIKFHGHVYLNKSPDKLSPLREKLEEQFQRLVLQKAFSSQQLVHLTVINLFDLNHLRDLSLEGTEQTYSPDQLTSWAQLLGLFVSFLGVMCCRVLLNHHQHQGELLGECPLPAVKVSLDWLRLRPSVFQEGALHQRQHVWPWLVSILNSFQPCEEIFAPSAGVTPLPEEFELQGFLALRPALRTLDFSKGHQGMLLDGDTPALQPRHHRLISLGRWIADTLPCLMRYQASDEGQLLFLSDLPGLPVPEPQEREVPVLQESSNGEAHDAAANRTLKSVLSAGRGPAPGPDAGERPVVTFKENIKPREPSRDAPPARAGHAERPRDPPLKAVGTAGRAERAEPKREGKRKCEAKRTLQDKACDAGKQVKGQPDQRKTPVSQPQTTCSSQFIPIHHPGAFPPLPSRPGFPPQAYVIPPPVPFAGLQVNPGFSFSAGVPGAFLQNSGPQPNSASSQGPGGKPSHIPYSQQRPSAPGPAPGPGGPGQQPAPQQLQVQTLPLQQQQQSPTKPVQMGKSPPHIPGMQQQYMQVQEQPAPMWGQGQAGVPKMQMQPAKQSQQQPYFLSPQAPPSPLDNSNKGMKFPDVVQMQDYYWEQAAYRMGGGERGLGKRPPPGGFCPEADAPSAAGPRGAPFELPSQTRMDGVSDMISQSSSLLPMSGFPIQENFQNNSIFSQAYGHQLAPHPKPDAPMMHQEPSLYSLFEGTPWSPSLPASSDQSTPASQSPHSSNPSSLPSSPPTHSHAATPFSNFGPIGTPDSRDRRLLDRWKTDKTGGVGGLGLDYLPSGPVAPDPSWHQPGPANSSWAGQDTPMEDSSTVLLDSLKSIWSSSMRQPGPSALEQLLLQQKQKQQRAHGNMNPPH
- the smg7 gene encoding nonsense-mediated mRNA decay factor SMG7 isoform X1, with translation MNLCAQYLRQAEALKADMTADSKMGAAEVWTSRQALQDVYQKMLVTDLEYALDKKVEQDLWNHAFKNQITTLQSQAKNRANPNRSEVQANLALFLEAASGFYTQLLQELCTVFNVDLPCRVRSSQLGIISNKQGVCSGIVTPQSSSCSYICQHCLVHLGDIARYRNQTSQAESYYRHAAQLVPSNGQPYNQLAILASSKGDHLTTIFYYCRSIAVKFPFPAASTNLQKALSKALESRDEVKNKWNVADFIKAFIKFHGHVYLNKSPDKLSPLREKLEEQFQRLVLQKAFSSQQLVHLTVINLFDLNHLRDLSLEGTEQTYSPDQLTSWAQLLGLFVSFLGVMCCRVLLNHHQHQGELLGECPLPAVKVSLDWLRLRPSVFQEGALHQRQHVWPWLVSILNSFQPCEEIFAPSAGVTPLPEEFELQGFLALRPALRTLDFSKGHQGMLLDGDTPALQPRHHRLISLGRWIADTLPCLMRYQASDEGQLLFLSDLPGLPVPEPQEREVPVLQESSNGEAHDAAANRTLKSVLSAGRGPAPGPDAGERPVVTFKENIKPREPSRDAPPARAGHAERPRDPPLKAVGTAGRAERAEPKREGKRKCEAKRTLQDKACDAGKQVKGQPDQRKTPVSQPQTTCSSQFIPIHHPGAFPPLPSRPGFPPQAYVIPPPVPFAGLQVNPGFSFSAGVPGAFLQNSGPQPNSASSQGPGGKPSHIPYSQQRPSAPGPAPGPGGPGQQPAPQQLQVQTLPLQQQQQSPTKPVQMGKSPPHIPGMQQQYMQVQEQPAPMWGQGQAGVPKMQMQPAKQSQQQPYFLSPQAPPSPLDNSNKGMKFPDVVQMQDYYWEQAAYRMGGGERGLGKRPPPGGFCPEADAPSAAGPRGAPFEQENRGSVLLPELVKSLADLEETGEGLLCTKAPGFYQALAGPLSTATRHSLFLPSQTRMDGVSDMISQSSSLLPMSGFPIQENFQNNSIFSQAYGHQLAPHPKPDAPMMHQEPSLYSLFEGTPWSPSLPASSDQSTPASQSPHSSNPSSLPSSPPTHSHAATPFSNFGPIGTPDSRDRRLLDRWKTDKTGGVGGLGLDYLPSGPVAPDPSWHQPGPANSSWAGQDTPMEDSSTVLLDSLKSIWSSSMRQPGPSALEQLLLQQKQKQQRAHGNMNPPH
- the smg7 gene encoding nonsense-mediated mRNA decay factor SMG7 isoform X4; this translates as MNLCAQYLRQAEALKADMTADSKMGAAEVWTSRQALQDVYQKMLVTDLEYALDKKVEQDLWNHAFKNQITTLQSQAKNRANPNRSEVQANLALFLEAASGFYTQLLQELCTVFNVDLPCRVRSSQLGIISNKQGVCSGIVTPQSSSCSYICQHCLVHLGDIARYRNQTSQAESYYRHAAQLVPSNGQPYNQLAILASSKGDHLTTIFYYCRSIAVKFPFPAASTNLQKALSKALESRDEVKNKWNVADFIKAFIKFHGHVYLNKSPDKLSPLREKLEEQFQRLVLQKAFSSQQLVHLTVINLFDLNHLRDLSLEGTEQTYSPDQLTSWAQLLGLFVSFLGVMCCRVLLNHHQHQGELLGECPLPAVKVSLDWLRLRPSVFQEGALHQRQHVWPWLVSILNSFQPCEEIFAPSAGVTPLPEEFELQGFLALRPALRTLDFSKGHQGMLLDGDTPALQPRHHRLISLGRWIADTLPCLMRYQASDEGQLLFLSDLPGLPVPEPQEREVPVLQESSNGEAHDAAANRTLKSVLSAGRGPAPGPDAGERPVVTFKENIKPREPSRDAPPARAGHAERPRDPPLKAVGTAGRAERAEPKREGKRKCEAKRTLQDKACDAGKQVKGQPDQRKTPVSQPQTTCSSQFIPIHHPGAFPPLPSRPGFPPQAYVIPPPVPFAGLQVNPGFSFSAGVPGAFLQNSGPQPNSASSQGPGGKPSHIPYSQQRPSAPGPAPGPGGPGQQPAPQQLQVQTLPLQQQQQSPTKPVQMGKSPPHIPGMQQYMQVQEQPAPMWGQGQAGVPKMQMQPAKQSQQQPYFLSPQAPPSPLDNSNKGMKFPDVVQMQDYYWEQAAYRMGGGERGLGKRPPPGGFCPEADAPSAAGPRGAPFEQENRGSVLLPELVKSLADLEETGEGLLCTKAPGFYQALAGPLSTATRHSLFLPSQTRMDGVSDMISQSSSLLPMSGFPIQENFQNNSIFSQAYGHQLAPHPKPDAPMMHQEPSLYSLFEGTPWSPSLPASSDQSTPASQSPHSSNPSSLPSSPPTHSHAATPFSNFGPIGTPDSRDRRLLDRWKTDKTGGVGGLGLDYLPSGPVAPDPSWHQPGPANSSWAGQDTPMEDSSTVLLDSLKSIWSSSMRQPGPSALEQLLLQQKQKQQRAHGNMNPPH